Proteins encoded by one window of Sphingosinicella sp. BN140058:
- a CDS encoding glycosyl hydrolase family 18 protein, translated as MGGTWLARALLLAILPAATAGAAEPASRPLAVGYIPVFKGLERSIAKVDFADYTHLDLAFVNPDKDGRIFDGSRFTCAQNGTGGMLGADSVRSVAAKAHAAGSKLLISLGGGGIPACSGDWSVLLQPGSRDRIVAGLIAAVDRLGLDGIDVDIEGALLTKIDKEGNFTPFIAALSQALKARGKLLACATASYEGGMIPTASVPFFDIVGVMSYDAIGNSWGKAGDEHSTVEQARKDVQLWLDRGVPKRKLALGLPFYGYGYGRYRPNYNFRDIHAEYGGAALLTDVIGSRCSECSYITYNGPPTLAEKGRLAGEKAGGVMVWEVSQDTDDRLLIRTVNEAVRRAAE; from the coding sequence ATGGGCGGAACCTGGCTCGCGCGCGCACTTCTGCTCGCCATCCTGCCTGCGGCGACCGCCGGCGCGGCCGAACCGGCGAGCCGCCCGCTGGCGGTGGGCTATATCCCCGTGTTCAAGGGCCTCGAGCGCTCGATCGCGAAGGTCGACTTCGCCGATTACACCCATCTCGACCTCGCCTTCGTCAATCCCGACAAGGACGGCAGGATCTTCGACGGTTCGCGCTTCACCTGCGCCCAGAACGGCACTGGCGGAATGCTGGGCGCGGACAGTGTCCGCAGCGTCGCTGCCAAGGCCCATGCCGCCGGCAGCAAGCTGCTGATCTCGCTCGGCGGCGGCGGCATCCCCGCCTGTTCCGGCGACTGGAGCGTCCTGCTTCAGCCCGGCAGCCGCGATCGGATCGTCGCCGGCCTGATCGCTGCGGTCGATCGCCTTGGTCTCGATGGTATCGATGTCGACATCGAGGGCGCCTTGCTGACCAAGATCGACAAGGAGGGGAATTTCACCCCGTTCATCGCTGCGCTCAGCCAGGCGCTGAAAGCCAGAGGCAAGTTGCTGGCGTGCGCGACCGCCTCCTACGAGGGCGGGATGATCCCGACGGCATCGGTGCCGTTCTTCGATATCGTCGGAGTGATGTCCTATGACGCCATCGGCAACAGCTGGGGCAAAGCCGGAGACGAGCATTCGACGGTCGAGCAGGCCCGCAAGGACGTCCAGCTCTGGCTCGATCGGGGGGTACCCAAGCGCAAGCTGGCGCTCGGCCTGCCTTTCTACGGCTACGGCTATGGCCGCTACCGGCCCAATTATAATTTTCGCGACATTCATGCCGAATATGGCGGCGCGGCCCTGCTGACCGACGTCATCGGCAGCCGCTGTTCGGAATGCAGCTACATCACCTATAACGGGCCGCCGACGCTTGCCGAAAAGGGGCGGCTCGCCGGCGAAAAGGCGGGAGGGGTGATGGTCTGGGAAGTCTCGCAGGATACGGACGATCGCTTGCTGATCCGGACGGTCAACGAGGCCGTGCGCCGTGCGGCTGAGTGA